From one Streptomyces sp. NBC_01478 genomic stretch:
- a CDS encoding LacI family DNA-binding transcriptional regulator, with translation MVLPSAAGTEPRKITINDVAKSAGVSRQTVSRALNDKDEIDSVTKQRVLDAARALGYRPSRFARGLVRQDTMTIGLVIPDLLNPFFTEVAAAALEAARTRGWQVVVYDTGDRAEEELGTLQVISSQVDAVIGYFSCPESELEKFTRGMPVVLIGREERTRFSAIRIDGTEGVHAAVAHLVARGHTRIGMLDHHTRAEPSIRHEWFTTAAAAHGLETGLVVGADQSADGGGAALRTLLADHPDITAVFTFNDIIAIGALREARRLGRRIPQDLAVIGFDGLQLGALVEPPLSSVALDTRGLGALAIEQVARLLSGGEALAADELVVRGELRLSGSA, from the coding sequence ATGGTGCTGCCGTCGGCAGCGGGGACCGAGCCCCGGAAAATCACGATCAATGACGTCGCCAAGTCCGCCGGGGTGTCCCGGCAGACCGTGTCGCGGGCGCTCAACGACAAGGACGAGATCGACAGCGTCACGAAACAGCGGGTGCTCGACGCCGCTCGGGCGCTCGGATACCGGCCGAGCCGGTTCGCCCGGGGGCTGGTCCGGCAGGACACGATGACGATCGGGCTGGTGATCCCCGATCTGCTCAACCCGTTCTTCACGGAGGTCGCCGCCGCCGCGCTGGAGGCGGCCAGGACCCGTGGCTGGCAGGTCGTCGTGTACGACACCGGGGACCGGGCGGAGGAGGAACTCGGCACGCTCCAGGTGATCAGCTCGCAGGTCGACGCGGTCATCGGCTACTTCAGTTGCCCCGAGAGCGAGTTGGAGAAGTTCACGCGCGGTATGCCGGTGGTGCTCATCGGCCGGGAGGAGCGCACGCGGTTCAGCGCGATCCGGATCGACGGCACGGAGGGGGTGCACGCCGCGGTCGCCCACCTGGTCGCGCGGGGGCACACCCGGATCGGCATGCTCGACCACCACACTCGTGCCGAACCGAGCATCCGGCACGAGTGGTTCACGACGGCCGCGGCGGCGCACGGCCTCGAGACCGGCCTGGTGGTCGGCGCGGACCAGTCGGCCGACGGCGGCGGAGCGGCGCTCAGGACCCTGCTCGCCGACCACCCCGACATCACCGCGGTCTTCACGTTCAACGACATCATCGCGATCGGCGCCCTGCGCGAGGCCCGCCGGCTCGGCCGCAGGATCCCGCAGGATCTGGCGGTCATCGGCTTCGACGGACTGCAGCTCGGGGCACTCGTCGAGCCCCCGCTCAGCAGCGTCGCCCTGGACACCCGCGGGCTCGGCGCACTCGCCATCGAGCAGGTCGCGCGCCTGCTGTCGGGAGGGGAAGCGCTTGCCGCCGATGAGCTGGTCGTGCGGGGCGAACTGCGGCTGAGCGGCTCCGCCTGA
- a CDS encoding ROK family transcriptional regulator, with product MNAPADSADVRRGNLALVLRYLDAHGPCARTEVAVGTGLVHATVTALVAELIDRGLVHEAGSVPTGGRGRPRRLLGLVPERVVILAAQVSLESVHVMAADFQGHVLHRESAPHHAPYGDPRALAAVIGCVVRSAEAAVREVAPHAHLAQLAVAMAGPVVGTSQLVAAAIDFGWRSTDLRALVTAELPLLDCPVDVVNDANMAALAEYHALEAAGVEHPDTVAYIKADTGVGGGLLVNGRVHSGSHGMAGEIGHLPIALDGPDCRCGTQGCLATYIGPEPLIHAAGLDHVAESEGGEAALAELDRRLRAGEPDAVAALGAAGHALGAAVLGVSGVTDAGEIILGGYLATWSSWLRPGLDARLAGRRALAPATQPTITYGVLGGEATLRGAFQTCRDALLDDPTGVPALPQAPVTVPSP from the coding sequence GTGAACGCACCCGCCGACTCGGCCGACGTACGACGCGGCAATCTGGCCCTGGTGCTGCGGTACCTCGACGCCCACGGCCCGTGTGCCCGTACCGAGGTCGCCGTCGGCACCGGACTGGTGCATGCCACCGTCACCGCGCTGGTCGCGGAGCTCATCGACCGCGGTCTGGTCCATGAGGCGGGGTCCGTGCCGACCGGCGGCCGGGGCCGCCCCCGGCGTCTGCTGGGGCTCGTCCCCGAACGCGTGGTCATCCTCGCCGCCCAGGTGAGCCTGGAGTCCGTGCACGTCATGGCGGCGGACTTCCAAGGGCACGTCCTGCACCGCGAGTCGGCGCCCCACCACGCCCCGTACGGCGATCCGCGCGCCCTGGCCGCGGTGATCGGCTGCGTGGTGCGCTCGGCCGAGGCGGCGGTACGGGAGGTGGCACCGCACGCCCACCTCGCCCAACTCGCCGTGGCCATGGCCGGACCGGTCGTCGGGACCTCCCAACTGGTCGCCGCCGCGATCGACTTCGGCTGGCGCAGTACCGATCTGCGCGCTCTGGTGACGGCCGAACTCCCCTTGCTCGACTGCCCTGTCGACGTGGTGAACGACGCCAACATGGCGGCCCTGGCCGAGTACCACGCCCTCGAAGCCGCCGGTGTGGAGCACCCCGACACCGTCGCCTACATCAAGGCCGACACCGGTGTGGGCGGCGGGCTCCTCGTCAACGGCCGTGTGCACAGCGGGAGTCACGGCATGGCGGGCGAGATCGGACACCTGCCGATCGCCCTCGACGGCCCCGACTGCCGTTGTGGCACCCAGGGTTGCCTGGCGACCTACATCGGCCCCGAACCCCTCATCCACGCGGCCGGGTTGGACCATGTCGCAGAGTCGGAGGGCGGCGAGGCGGCGCTGGCCGAGCTGGACCGCCGGCTGCGCGCGGGCGAGCCGGACGCGGTCGCCGCGCTCGGCGCGGCCGGGCACGCGCTGGGAGCCGCCGTCCTCGGCGTGTCCGGGGTCACCGACGCCGGCGAGATCATCCTCGGCGGATACCTCGCCACCTGGTCCTCCTGGCTCCGGCCCGGACTGGACGCCCGCCTGGCCGGGCGCCGCGCGCTGGCACCCGCCACGCAGCCGACCATCACCTACGGCGTCCTCGGCGGCGAGGCCACGCTGCGCGGCGCGTTCCAGACCTGCCGCGACGCTCTCCTCGACGATCCCACCGGCGTACCGGCACTCCCGCAGGCACCGGTCACCGTGCCGTCGCCGTAG
- a CDS encoding PucR family transcriptional regulator — MTFSAVRPDGDPLRLLCESLQSRIEELSNGFTDDIRREIPSYAVMPLAEQRETVRVRLGAVLRGLALGVEPTAEQLLEVQSASRRRAYYGLPAQDVLATFHLVARGLWDELRDVARGTAAEDTAIELVAPLWLWVQAMSGVVADVYADEAGARYGREAGLRQRFLELLRTGGAPREQTAEIARELGFDPDGEFQALCTPASVWAAEGRLGLLQRAAQQVPGRVSCGLSGQLMVAVAQRADPADLVTRVIKLAGDDAPVGVGLRRPGLAGAEMSITDAERALVVAGQGGRATSFEEVWLRASLVDSRDRLLPLFADVRRIAGEQPQLAETVLAFADAGLSLAHAADALRIHPNTVAYRLGQWHKLTGTDPRTFTGLLRSVVGITG, encoded by the coding sequence GTGACATTCTCCGCGGTACGACCGGACGGGGATCCGCTGCGCCTGCTGTGCGAGTCGCTGCAGTCCCGCATCGAGGAGCTCAGCAACGGGTTCACCGACGACATCAGGCGGGAGATCCCCTCCTACGCGGTCATGCCGCTGGCCGAGCAGCGCGAGACGGTGCGTGTCCGGCTCGGCGCCGTGCTGCGCGGGCTCGCCCTCGGTGTGGAGCCGACGGCCGAGCAACTGCTGGAGGTGCAGTCCGCGTCCCGCAGAAGGGCGTACTACGGTCTGCCCGCCCAGGACGTGCTCGCGACCTTTCACCTCGTCGCCCGCGGGCTGTGGGACGAACTGCGCGACGTGGCGCGCGGTACGGCGGCCGAGGACACCGCGATCGAGCTGGTCGCGCCGCTGTGGTTGTGGGTCCAGGCGATGAGCGGCGTCGTAGCGGACGTCTACGCGGACGAGGCCGGCGCGCGGTACGGGCGCGAAGCCGGTCTGCGTCAACGCTTCCTGGAACTGCTCCGCACCGGTGGGGCACCTCGCGAGCAGACCGCCGAGATCGCCCGCGAGCTGGGCTTCGACCCGGACGGCGAGTTCCAGGCCCTGTGCACTCCGGCCTCCGTGTGGGCCGCGGAAGGGCGCCTGGGTCTGCTGCAACGCGCGGCACAGCAGGTTCCCGGCAGAGTCTCCTGCGGTCTGAGCGGGCAACTGATGGTGGCCGTCGCACAACGCGCGGACCCGGCCGACCTCGTCACCCGGGTGATCAAACTGGCTGGCGACGACGCACCCGTGGGCGTCGGCCTCCGACGGCCCGGACTCGCCGGCGCGGAGATGAGCATCACCGACGCCGAGCGCGCCCTCGTGGTCGCCGGACAAGGGGGCCGCGCCACGTCGTTCGAGGAGGTCTGGCTGCGGGCGAGCCTCGTCGACAGCCGGGACCGGCTGCTTCCCCTGTTCGCCGACGTCCGCCGGATCGCGGGCGAGCAGCCCCAGTTGGCGGAGACCGTCCTCGCCTTCGCCGACGCCGGGCTGTCGCTCGCGCACGCCGCCGACGCGCTCCGGATCCACCCCAACACGGTGGCCTACCGGCTCGGCCAGTGGCACAAGCTCACCGGAACCGATCCGCGCACCTTCACCGGCCTGCTCCGCTCGGTCGTCGGCATCACAGGCTGA
- a CDS encoding ABC transporter substrate-binding protein, translating to MSSTVTRIRLGAVAVAASVAVLAGCSSSAPSAKTSAASCAPAKGKVTLQYWNTVPGMDKVVALWNKKNPDIQVETKNISNDQYGTLGNALKAGKAPDLAQVGYDELPNLRTQSAFVDASACSAATAAKSKFVPWTWSQTSFGNTGVFALPQDTGPMALYVRSDIFKKYGVAIPTTWDEYAAAAQKLHKADSKLDITFFDPNNAEWFNGLLWQSDSQMYGYSGGKWQVTVASQQSKQVADYWQKLISGKLVRTDLAHGSTQMYAAYQQNQIASYIGAAWGYSMFRDNLPKQAGKWTIVPMPTWGSDGASGDWGGSTVAFMKGSKHLYESVKFNTWLNTDPEALALENQLGGLYPAADAGLQLPALSKGVPYYNNEKIFDVFAASSKKINTSFAWGPTQKTVNLALQDAMAKAAAGDGTLSDALAAAQAAALKSMKDQAIPAAAGK from the coding sequence ATGAGCAGCACAGTCACGCGCATCCGCCTCGGCGCCGTCGCCGTGGCCGCCAGTGTCGCCGTACTCGCCGGATGCTCGTCATCCGCGCCGTCGGCCAAGACATCCGCGGCCTCCTGCGCGCCCGCGAAGGGCAAGGTCACCCTCCAGTACTGGAACACCGTTCCGGGCATGGACAAGGTCGTCGCCCTGTGGAACAAGAAGAACCCGGACATCCAGGTCGAGACGAAGAACATCTCCAACGACCAGTACGGCACCCTCGGCAACGCCCTCAAGGCGGGCAAGGCGCCGGACCTGGCCCAGGTCGGCTACGACGAACTCCCCAACCTGCGCACCCAGAGCGCCTTCGTGGACGCCTCCGCCTGCTCGGCCGCCACCGCCGCCAAGTCGAAGTTCGTGCCGTGGACCTGGTCGCAGACCAGCTTCGGCAACACCGGCGTGTTCGCCCTGCCGCAGGACACCGGCCCGATGGCCCTCTATGTTCGCAGCGACATCTTCAAGAAGTACGGCGTCGCGATCCCCACGACCTGGGACGAGTACGCGGCCGCCGCGCAGAAGCTGCACAAGGCGGACTCGAAGCTCGACATCACGTTCTTCGACCCGAACAACGCGGAGTGGTTCAACGGCCTGCTCTGGCAGAGCGACTCCCAGATGTACGGCTACTCCGGCGGCAAGTGGCAGGTCACCGTCGCGTCGCAGCAGAGCAAGCAGGTCGCCGACTACTGGCAGAAGTTGATCTCCGGCAAGCTCGTGCGCACCGATCTCGCCCACGGTTCGACGCAGATGTACGCCGCCTACCAGCAGAACCAGATCGCCAGCTACATCGGCGCCGCCTGGGGCTACAGCATGTTCCGCGACAACCTGCCCAAGCAGGCCGGGAAGTGGACGATCGTCCCGATGCCGACGTGGGGTTCGGACGGCGCCTCCGGTGACTGGGGCGGCTCGACCGTCGCGTTCATGAAGGGCAGCAAGCACCTCTACGAGTCGGTCAAGTTCAACACCTGGCTCAACACCGACCCGGAGGCCCTCGCGCTGGAGAACCAGTTGGGCGGCCTCTACCCGGCGGCCGACGCGGGGCTCCAACTGCCCGCGCTGTCCAAGGGAGTTCCGTACTACAACAACGAGAAGATCTTCGACGTCTTCGCCGCCTCGTCCAAGAAGATCAACACCAGCTTCGCCTGGGGACCCACACAGAAGACGGTGAACCTCGCGCTGCAGGACGCGATGGCCAAGGCGGCGGCCGGTGACGGCACGCTCAGCGACGCGCTGGCGGCGGCGCAGGCGGCCGCGCTGAAGTCCATGAAGGACCAGGCGATCCCGGCCGCGGCGGGCAAGTGA
- a CDS encoding MFS transporter, whose translation MSASTSSAPATAKTDDALGRSQVNVLMWSMGAGFAALYTAYAGLVVVLLPAQIQNLDAAAKESNLALVTMTSSIVTLFAQPIIGAISDRTRGRLGRRTPWMLFGAVGSTLSLLAISHATTLLWLTLMWVAVQVLLNVIQAPLTAVMADRVAPRRFGIVSAFVGLGSNLGATLGVILAARYAGQLGLGYGVIAAVVLVTVLAFVLLNRDRTRPEAPGPFSWREFLTGFWVSPRQHPDFAWAFVARMTFILGYWGVATYQRYALQDYVGLDADAVDSAQQLMSVLALVGTLAGAIPAAKISDRTGRRKIFVIGASVLLALSMAIPLVSPTLPAMYMYALVSGMGFGTYMSLDMALMTEVLPKGAAAGKDLGILNIATNIPQALGPIIASVLITSFAAGSDKLPGYRVLFAFAMAVVLISALAIRPIKGVK comes from the coding sequence TTGTCCGCTTCGACCTCTTCCGCCCCCGCCACCGCCAAAACGGACGACGCCCTGGGCCGCTCCCAGGTCAACGTCCTGATGTGGTCGATGGGCGCGGGATTCGCCGCTCTCTACACCGCTTACGCCGGCCTCGTCGTGGTTCTGCTCCCCGCTCAGATCCAGAACCTCGACGCCGCCGCGAAGGAATCGAACCTCGCCCTGGTGACGATGACCTCGTCGATCGTCACGCTCTTCGCCCAGCCGATCATCGGCGCCATCTCGGACCGGACCCGAGGCCGCCTGGGCCGCCGCACCCCCTGGATGCTGTTCGGCGCCGTCGGCTCGACCCTCTCCCTGCTGGCCATCTCGCACGCCACCACCCTGCTCTGGCTCACGCTGATGTGGGTCGCCGTGCAGGTCCTGCTGAACGTCATCCAGGCCCCGCTCACCGCCGTCATGGCCGACCGTGTCGCTCCCCGCCGGTTCGGTATCGTCTCCGCCTTCGTCGGCCTCGGCTCCAACCTCGGCGCCACACTCGGCGTGATCCTCGCCGCCCGCTACGCCGGACAACTCGGCCTGGGCTACGGCGTCATCGCCGCGGTCGTCCTGGTGACCGTGCTCGCGTTCGTGCTGCTCAACCGGGACCGCACCCGCCCCGAGGCTCCGGGGCCCTTCTCCTGGCGGGAGTTCCTCACCGGCTTCTGGGTCTCACCCCGTCAACACCCCGACTTCGCCTGGGCGTTCGTGGCCCGCATGACGTTCATCCTCGGCTACTGGGGCGTCGCCACCTACCAGCGCTACGCCCTCCAGGACTACGTGGGCCTGGACGCCGACGCCGTGGACAGCGCCCAGCAGTTGATGTCCGTGCTCGCCCTCGTCGGCACCCTCGCCGGCGCGATCCCGGCGGCGAAGATCTCCGACCGCACGGGCCGCCGCAAGATCTTCGTGATCGGCGCGTCGGTCCTGCTCGCCCTGTCCATGGCCATCCCGCTGGTCAGCCCCACCCTGCCCGCGATGTACATGTACGCGCTGGTCAGCGGCATGGGCTTCGGTACGTACATGTCGCTGGACATGGCCCTGATGACCGAGGTCCTGCCCAAGGGCGCGGCGGCCGGCAAGGACCTGGGCATCCTCAACATCGCCACCAACATCCCGCAGGCCCTGGGACCGATCATCGCCTCCGTGCTCATCACCTCGTTCGCCGCGGGCTCCGACAAACTCCCGGGCTACCGTGTCCTGTTCGCCTTCGCCATGGCCGTCGTGCTGATCAGCGCGCTCGCGATCCGGCCGATCAAGGGCGTCAAGTAG
- a CDS encoding class I SAM-dependent methyltransferase translates to MADKDPGSYVMGNTSEEADRLGMQASLYDRHTEYLLRTAGLKEGMHVLDVGCGTGEVSLCAARIVGPSGRVLGVDREPGVLARARDNAAASPFENIAFEQGDLADLDTSGSFDAVVGRLILIHLDDPIGTVKALTGLVRRGGVVTFQDFNISRTRAVPDVPLVTRSVEWICAALREGGRDPDMGERLAHVLRLSGLSDPRVAVAVPTGGPDSAAVTLIAESARSLLPVMERGGITTAEEADLDTLRARMSRACTEVQATVYVPELVAAWAELD, encoded by the coding sequence ATGGCAGACAAAGACCCCGGTTCCTATGTGATGGGAAATACCTCCGAAGAGGCGGACCGGCTCGGAATGCAGGCTTCTCTGTACGACCGCCACACCGAATATCTGTTGCGGACAGCGGGGTTGAAGGAGGGAATGCACGTCCTCGACGTCGGCTGCGGTACGGGGGAAGTGTCGCTCTGCGCCGCGCGTATCGTCGGCCCGAGCGGCCGAGTCCTCGGTGTCGACCGGGAACCGGGGGTCCTGGCGCGGGCACGCGACAACGCGGCCGCGTCCCCTTTCGAGAACATCGCCTTCGAACAGGGTGATCTCGCCGATCTCGACACATCCGGGTCCTTCGACGCCGTGGTGGGACGGCTGATCCTGATTCACCTCGACGATCCGATAGGGACCGTGAAAGCACTGACAGGGTTAGTGCGTCGTGGTGGCGTCGTCACATTCCAGGACTTCAACATCTCAAGGACCCGCGCCGTCCCCGACGTTCCACTGGTGACGCGGAGCGTGGAGTGGATCTGCGCGGCGCTCAGGGAAGGTGGCCGCGACCCCGACATGGGTGAGCGCCTCGCCCATGTGCTGAGGCTTTCGGGGCTGTCCGATCCCCGTGTGGCGGTCGCCGTGCCCACGGGCGGCCCCGACTCGGCCGCGGTGACCCTGATCGCCGAGTCGGCACGCAGTCTCCTGCCGGTGATGGAACGCGGCGGCATCACCACCGCCGAGGAAGCGGACCTCGACACCTTGCGTGCCCGCATGTCGCGCGCGTGCACGGAGGTTCAAGCAACGGTCTACGTGCCGGAACTCGTCGCCGCATGGGCCGAGTTGGACTGA
- a CDS encoding carbohydrate ABC transporter permease, with product MTDIATRATRVVRSPGGRRRLNGGGPRAGTIFAFVIPFFLPFVLFYLVPVGYALWQSVRVVRRTGGQYGTSYTTFGGFEQYGKVFQNDEFWSSIGRIGLFGIVQVPVMLFVALVIALLLDTPLLRLKSAFRIAAFMPYAVPGVIAAIMWSYLYSPQLSPVVDLLNDIGLKPDFLGPGAVLWSAANISTWLWTGYNMLIMFSALQSIPQELYEAAKLDGASNWAIAWRIKVPIIAPSIVLTTVFSIIGTLQLYAEPAVLRQISSNISSTFTPNMLAYAVASGNNYQQAAAISVVIAVITFVLSFGFMRLTSKRAGL from the coding sequence ATGACCGACATCGCAACCCGCGCGACACGCGTGGTGCGGTCACCCGGGGGCCGCCGCCGTCTCAACGGCGGTGGCCCCCGGGCGGGCACCATCTTCGCGTTCGTGATCCCCTTCTTCCTCCCGTTCGTGCTGTTCTACCTGGTGCCGGTCGGCTACGCGCTGTGGCAGAGCGTCCGCGTCGTGCGCCGCACCGGCGGTCAGTACGGCACCTCGTACACGACCTTCGGCGGCTTCGAGCAGTACGGGAAGGTCTTCCAGAACGACGAGTTCTGGTCCAGCATCGGACGCATCGGGCTGTTCGGCATCGTGCAGGTGCCGGTGATGCTGTTCGTCGCGCTGGTCATCGCGCTGCTCCTCGACACTCCCCTGCTGCGGCTCAAGTCCGCCTTCCGCATCGCCGCGTTCATGCCGTACGCGGTGCCCGGTGTCATCGCCGCGATCATGTGGTCGTACCTCTACTCGCCCCAACTCAGCCCCGTCGTCGACCTGTTGAACGACATCGGACTCAAGCCCGACTTCCTCGGGCCGGGCGCGGTGCTCTGGTCGGCGGCGAACATCTCCACGTGGCTGTGGACCGGCTACAACATGCTGATCATGTTCTCGGCGCTGCAGTCGATCCCGCAGGAGCTGTACGAGGCCGCCAAGCTCGACGGCGCGAGCAACTGGGCCATCGCGTGGCGGATCAAGGTCCCGATCATCGCCCCGTCGATCGTCCTCACCACGGTGTTCTCGATCATCGGCACGCTCCAGCTCTACGCCGAGCCGGCCGTGCTGCGGCAGATCTCCTCGAACATCTCCAGCACGTTCACGCCGAACATGCTCGCCTACGCGGTGGCCTCCGGGAACAACTACCAGCAGGCCGCGGCGATCTCCGTGGTCATCGCCGTCATCACCTTCGTCCTGAGCTTCGGGTTCATGCGACTGACGTCGAAGAGGGCCGGCCTGTGA
- a CDS encoding carboxylesterase/lipase family protein, producing MPQSVLAVTSQGPVLGTWQHTTARFLGIPYAQAPVGELRFAAPVPPEPWTEPLDATRYGPTAQRRPFVLDGPTTIPEPSIPGAGVLNLNVFTPDPSPGADLPVLVWIHGGGYVAGSAASSWYDGCAFARDGIVLVSIGYRLGIEGFLPLDDAPDNRAVLDWIAALTWVRDNIEAFGGDPGKVTIAGQSAGGGAVQTLMATPSAHGLFRAAISQSGAIRSPQHRRDALTDSARLTERTGVPARATALRDLTDDELLALQDALATPEAGLTLAPFADGELIPVPVPDAFADGSAASVPLLLGFTEREFCPQPGSTPTPVPAKAVEAVLAGHGLSPEAVTAYAALREGTDPEERMGQALTDAIFRGPSLALAESRAHHELPTWLYHFTWGSAAHCVEIPFAFDLLDAERVTAATGPHPPQSLADAMHAAWVAFVRDLDPGPNWPRYTDKRRTTMTWDAVPEALDDPLGAERRIWTTPSTTP from the coding sequence GTGCCCCAGTCCGTACTCGCTGTCACGTCCCAGGGCCCCGTCCTCGGGACGTGGCAGCACACCACCGCCCGCTTCCTCGGCATCCCCTACGCCCAGGCCCCCGTCGGTGAACTCCGCTTCGCCGCCCCGGTCCCGCCCGAGCCGTGGACCGAGCCCCTCGACGCCACCCGGTACGGGCCCACCGCGCAACGCCGCCCCTTCGTCCTCGACGGCCCCACCACCATCCCCGAACCGTCGATACCGGGCGCCGGGGTACTGAACCTCAACGTCTTCACCCCGGATCCGAGCCCGGGCGCCGACCTGCCGGTCCTCGTCTGGATCCACGGCGGCGGCTACGTCGCCGGATCCGCCGCCAGCTCCTGGTACGACGGTTGCGCCTTCGCCCGCGACGGGATCGTCCTCGTGTCCATCGGCTACCGGCTCGGCATCGAGGGCTTCCTCCCCCTCGACGACGCCCCCGACAACCGCGCCGTGCTCGACTGGATCGCCGCGCTGACCTGGGTACGCGACAACATCGAGGCGTTCGGCGGCGACCCCGGAAAGGTCACCATCGCCGGTCAGTCGGCGGGCGGCGGCGCCGTGCAGACCCTGATGGCGACCCCCTCCGCGCACGGGCTGTTCCGCGCCGCGATCTCCCAGTCCGGCGCCATCAGGTCCCCCCAGCACCGCCGCGACGCCCTCACCGACTCGGCCCGCCTCACCGAACGCACCGGCGTCCCCGCCCGCGCCACCGCACTCCGCGACCTCACCGACGACGAACTGCTCGCCCTCCAGGACGCCCTCGCCACACCGGAGGCAGGTCTGACGCTGGCGCCTTTCGCGGACGGGGAGTTGATCCCGGTCCCCGTCCCGGATGCCTTCGCGGACGGCAGCGCAGCCTCCGTACCCCTCCTGCTCGGCTTCACCGAGCGCGAGTTCTGCCCCCAGCCCGGGAGTACGCCAACTCCCGTACCGGCCAAGGCGGTTGAGGCGGTGCTGGCCGGTCACGGTCTGAGCCCCGAGGCCGTGACCGCGTACGCCGCCCTGAGGGAGGGGACGGACCCGGAGGAACGCATGGGCCAGGCCCTCACCGACGCCATCTTCCGCGGCCCGTCCCTCGCCCTCGCCGAGTCCCGCGCCCACCACGAACTGCCCACCTGGCTCTACCACTTCACCTGGGGCAGCGCCGCCCACTGCGTCGAGATCCCCTTCGCCTTCGACCTCCTGGACGCCGAACGCGTCACCGCCGCGACGGGCCCACACCCACCCCAGTCCCTCGCCGACGCGATGCACGCCGCCTGGGTCGCCTTCGTCCGCGACCTGGACCCGGGCCCGAACTGGCCCCGCTACACCGACAAGCGCCGTACGACGATGACGTGGGACGCCGTCCCGGAGGCCCTCGACGACCCGCTGGGCGCCGAACGACGTATCTGGACGACGCCGTCGACCACCCCATGA